A stretch of the Aegilops tauschii subsp. strangulata cultivar AL8/78 chromosome 4, Aet v6.0, whole genome shotgun sequence genome encodes the following:
- the LOC109741468 gene encoding protein DROOPING LEAF isoform X2 — translation MQSMDLVSPSEHLCYVRCTYCNTVLAVGVPCKRLMDTVTVKCGHCNNLSFLSPRPPPMVQPLSPNDHHHPMGPFQGCTDCRRNQPLPPLASPTSSDASPRAPFVVKPPEKKHRLPSAYNRFMREEIQRIKAAKPDIPHREAFSMAAKNWAKCDPRCSSTVSASNSAPEPRIIVPGPQLQERATEQVVESFDIFKQMERSA, via the exons ATGCAGAGCATGGATTTGGTGTCGCCGTCCGAGCACCTCTGCTACGTGCGCTGCACGTACTGCAACACCGTGCTCGCG GTTGGGGTTCCATGCAAGAGGCTGATGGACACGGTGACTGTGAAATGTGGCCACTGCAACAACCTCTCCTTTCTCAGCCCACGGCCGCCGCCCATGGTGCAGCCCCTCTCCCCAAATGACCACCACCACCCCATGGGGCCGTTCCAG GGGTGCACTGACTGCAGGAGGAACCAGCCGCTGCCACCGCTGGCCTCGCCGACATCAAGTGATGCCAGCCCCAGAGCTCCCTTTGTTGTCAAGC CCCCAGAGAAGAAACACCGCCTGCCATCTGCCTACAATCGCTTCATGAG GGAGGAAATACAACGTATCAAAGCTGCAAAGCCAGACATCCCTCACAGAGAAGCCTTCAGCATGGCTGCTAAGAAC TGGGCGAAGTGCGACCCTCGCTGCTCATCGACTGTCTCTGCTTCCAACAGCGCCCCGGAGCCCAGAATAATAGTGCCCGGTCCTCAG CTGCAGGAGAGGGCTACCGAGCAAGTGGTTGAGAGCTTCGACATCTTCAAGCAGATGGAGCGCAGCGCCTAA
- the LOC109741468 gene encoding protein DROOPING LEAF isoform X1, giving the protein MQSMDLVSPSEHLCYVRCTYCNTVLALQVGVPCKRLMDTVTVKCGHCNNLSFLSPRPPPMVQPLSPNDHHHPMGPFQGCTDCRRNQPLPPLASPTSSDASPRAPFVVKPPEKKHRLPSAYNRFMREEIQRIKAAKPDIPHREAFSMAAKNWAKCDPRCSSTVSASNSAPEPRIIVPGPQLQERATEQVVESFDIFKQMERSA; this is encoded by the exons ATGCAGAGCATGGATTTGGTGTCGCCGTCCGAGCACCTCTGCTACGTGCGCTGCACGTACTGCAACACCGTGCTCGCG CTGCAGGTTGGGGTTCCATGCAAGAGGCTGATGGACACGGTGACTGTGAAATGTGGCCACTGCAACAACCTCTCCTTTCTCAGCCCACGGCCGCCGCCCATGGTGCAGCCCCTCTCCCCAAATGACCACCACCACCCCATGGGGCCGTTCCAG GGGTGCACTGACTGCAGGAGGAACCAGCCGCTGCCACCGCTGGCCTCGCCGACATCAAGTGATGCCAGCCCCAGAGCTCCCTTTGTTGTCAAGC CCCCAGAGAAGAAACACCGCCTGCCATCTGCCTACAATCGCTTCATGAG GGAGGAAATACAACGTATCAAAGCTGCAAAGCCAGACATCCCTCACAGAGAAGCCTTCAGCATGGCTGCTAAGAAC TGGGCGAAGTGCGACCCTCGCTGCTCATCGACTGTCTCTGCTTCCAACAGCGCCCCGGAGCCCAGAATAATAGTGCCCGGTCCTCAG CTGCAGGAGAGGGCTACCGAGCAAGTGGTTGAGAGCTTCGACATCTTCAAGCAGATGGAGCGCAGCGCCTAA